In Alphaproteobacteria bacterium, the genomic window AATCAAACTCAAGGCCAAGCGCAGCATAAAGACCAATGGTTACGAATACGTCGTGGAAAGTTGCGATCACAGCGGCAACGCCGAATTGCCACTCAAACCTGAATGCCACATAGGCGCCGATGAACAGCATGGCAAGGCCAAGTGCAAGAATAGCAGCATGACGCAATTCCTCTCCCACGCGCGGGCCAACTACTTCCACGCGGCGATATTCATAACTGCTGCCCATGGTTTCGCGTACTTTTGCAATCGCCTTGTTTTGCGCTTCTTCGCCCCCATCTTGACGTTCCATGCGGATAAGCACATCTTTGTTCGTGCCGAATTCCTGTAATTCAACGCTGCCCAATGCCAGACTATCTAGTGTTTTTCGCAAGTTCGCGACATCAACCACGTCGTTGGAACGCGCTTCAATCAAAATACCACCCTTAAAATCGGTGCCGAAATTCAGACCCGGTACGAACAGTAACACAATCGCTGCTACCACCATGAGCGCGGTAATGATGAACGCAATCTGCCGCTTGGCAACAAAATCGATAGAGGTATTTTCAGGAAAAAGGCGAATGGGGAATTTCATGTCTTTTCTATCGTATTAGGGGTGAGATTTGCCGGAGAATTCAGAGATAAATGGGATAACGGCTTTTAGCCTTTCCATCAACCCGTATATTAAGGCAGTTGAATCAGCCCAAAAAAGCAACCTTTTTAAGCCCATTTCCGGCGTGTTTTTAAATCACGGCGGATTTCGACAATACGGTGGTTATTGGTGTCCGCGACCAAAATCCGGTTTTCGCCATCCGCCCAAATGCCTGCAGGTTCATTAAAGGGCAGGCATATCTCATCCGTGCAATTCCATTCATGATTGTCTATGTCGCTTACCTGCCGTGTGTTCATATCAATCAGACGAAGCGCATCGTTATAGCTGTCAGCCACCAGAATGCGATCATCATCTAACATACAAAGCCCGAGCGGGTGCTGCATCGTTGCATCCTGTATCGGGCCGTTATCATGACCAAACTCAAACAACCCTTTCCCGATAATGCTGCGGATTTTAATTTCATCCATGTCGATGAAACGAATGGCTGATGTCTCGCTATCGGTAAAAAACAGTTTGCTCATATCACTGTTTAGCGCGAGGCCGGATGGCTGCGCCATATCCGCAACCAAAGGCTCTCCATCGCGCAGGCCTTCAATGCCGCTGCCTGCAACTACACGCACAACGCCTTCCACCAAATCAATCGCACCGATTTGGTGTGTGCCTGCGCTGCTGAAAAACAGGATGTTGTTTTTAATCTCTAAATCCCACGGGGAGGCCAGCGCACGCCCAAATGCTTTTTCAAATTTGTTTATCAGCATCATGCCGCGCAACCCTGTGCCGGATAACGTGGTCACTTCACCTGTATTACGGTCAATCCGGCGAATGGCATGATTGCCTGTGTCTGCGACATAGATGGAATCATTATTGGCAATAAGCCCCTGCGGGGAATTAAAGCAGGCATGGGTTTTATTGCCATCATCACAACCTGCACGCCCGGCGCCATAGCGCTCGATTTCGCCGCCATTGTCATCAAACAACACAATCTGGTGGTGGCCGCTATCGGCCACCATCCATTGTTTTATTTTGCCGGGCATTTTTTTTATTTTACCTGGAAAACGCAGCGTACCCGGTTTTGTTTCAGGCTGTTTCCATGAAAAGGGTGATGGTTTTAAAACGGCTTTCTCGTCGTAAACATCTAATGCGTCACGTATGGTATTCAAAAGATGCAAGGGTTCAGGCTCGCCAGTATTTACATGAGCGATGTAGCCGAGAGGATCAATAAACACCATGGTTGGCCATGCGTGCACATTGTAATGCCCCCATAAAATATGCTTGGGGTCATGGATAACAGGGTGGCGGATATCATATCGTGCAATGGCCTGCTTTACTTTTTCAATATCTTTTTCGGCAGAAAATTTTGGTGAGTGGACCCCAATAACCATCACCTCATGTCCGAAGGCCGCCTCGATTTTTTGCAAGGTTGGAAGAATATGGATGCAGTTGATGCAGCAAAAGGTCCAGAAATCGAGTATGACCAGTTTGCCGCGTAAATCGGACAGTGAAAACGGCCTGTCGGTATTAAGCCATGTCAAGCCTTCACGATTGATTTCGGGAGCATGAATAGGGGATTCGGATGGTTCCATGCGGGTAAGATAAACGACAAACCTCTTAAAACAAGCTTGTTTTTAGCAGTTTTATCTGTCTTTACCAATCATCAAGCTTGTTTTGCAAAACTATCCTGCCCTTTATAATTTTTGTGGCAAGTCTATTAGGGCAACTATGGAAGATATTCTGAATGACCCCCGCATCAAACGGGTCGTCACTGTTACCAACCGCAGTGTTGATTTAAAGCATTTGCTTTCGGCAGAACGTGCTGCGCGCGGTAGTTTTTATGCAACCCGTGTGGGCTTTGTTGCGATTAACCCCAAAGGTCATCGCATTGCACGCTCGCATAACGGGTTTCCAATCGGCATCACCGAAACGAGAGAGCGCTGGAGTAAAGGCCAGAAAGATTTTTATCATCTGCATGCGGAATGCGCGGGTGTTTTTCATGCGCTTCGCGACGGCTACGCATGCAACAAGGCAACCGCCTATGTTACGCATCCGCCATGCCCCGGCTGTATGCGCGTGTTGATTGCAACAGGTTTCAAACGTGTGGTGTTTAGCGAACAAGCATTGCTGGAACGTCAGGATTGGCGCGATGATATGCTACGCAGTTTTGATTTGGCATATGATCATAAGGTGGA contains:
- the secF gene encoding protein translocase subunit SecF gives rise to the protein MKFPIRLFPENTSIDFVAKRQIAFIITALMVVAAIVLLFVPGLNFGTDFKGGILIEARSNDVVDVANLRKTLDSLALGSVELQEFGTNKDVLIRMERQDGGEEAQNKAIAKVRETMGSSYEYRRVEVVGPRVGEELRHAAILALGLAMLFIGAYVAFRFEWQFGVAAVIATFHDVFVTIGLYAALGLEFDLTAVAALLTLAGYSLNDTVVVFDRIRENLRKHKNATLKTIINDAVNQTLSRTLMTSLTTLLAIVPLTLFGGPALHGFSVAITWGIVVGTFSSIYVAAALLLYMKPLRGIPSGIGKATEVAA
- a CDS encoding redoxin domain-containing protein gives rise to the protein MEPSESPIHAPEINREGLTWLNTDRPFSLSDLRGKLVILDFWTFCCINCIHILPTLQKIEAAFGHEVMVIGVHSPKFSAEKDIEKVKQAIARYDIRHPVIHDPKHILWGHYNVHAWPTMVFIDPLGYIAHVNTGEPEPLHLLNTIRDALDVYDEKAVLKPSPFSWKQPETKPGTLRFPGKIKKMPGKIKQWMVADSGHHQIVLFDDNGGEIERYGAGRAGCDDGNKTHACFNSPQGLIANNDSIYVADTGNHAIRRIDRNTGEVTTLSGTGLRGMMLINKFEKAFGRALASPWDLEIKNNILFFSSAGTHQIGAIDLVEGVVRVVAGSGIEGLRDGEPLVADMAQPSGLALNSDMSKLFFTDSETSAIRFIDMDEIKIRSIIGKGLFEFGHDNGPIQDATMQHPLGLCMLDDDRILVADSYNDALRLIDMNTRQVSDIDNHEWNCTDEICLPFNEPAGIWADGENRILVADTNNHRIVEIRRDLKTRRKWA